The Candidatus Binatia bacterium DNA window CACGAGCCGGAGAGCCGCGCGCTCTACGTGCGCATGACCGGAAGCGAGCGGGCCCAGCACGCCACCCTGCTCGTGAGCTTCACCGTCCTCGTGCTGACCGGCTTCATGCTGCGCTATCCCGAATCCTGGCCGGTGGAGCAGCTGCGCCACATCTGGCACAACCTGTTCGAGGCCCGGGCGGTCATCCATCGCGTCGCCGGGGTGGCGATGGTCGCGGCCTCGCTCTTCCACCTGGGGTACCTGGCGTTCACGAAGCGCGGGCGGGAGTTCTTCCGCGACATGCTGCCGCGTCCGTCGGACCTGGGAGACGTGATCGGCGCCTTGCGCTATTATGCCGGCCTCACCCGTCAGCGTCCCAAGTTCGGCCGCTTCTCCTACGTCGAGAAGTCGGAGTACTGGGCGCTGGTGTGGGGCACGGTCGTGATGGCGGGGACGGGGGTGATCCTCTGGTTCCAGGACCCGTTCATCGCCCTCCTGACCAAGCTGGGCTGGGACGCGGCGCGCTCGATCCACTTCTACGAGGCGATCCTCGCGACGCTGGCGATCCTGGTCTGGCACATCTACTTCGTGATCTTCAACCCGGACGTCTACCCGATGAACCTGGCGTGGCTGAAGGGGACGATCACCGAAGAGGAGATGGAGGACGAGCACCCGCTCGAGCTGGAGAGGATCCGGCGCGAGCGTGAAGCGGACCCGGAGGTTCGACCGTGAGCGAAAAGGACGCCGGCCAGGAGCCCAACCCCGAACGTCGCGGCGCCCTCGTGTGGCTGGTCCGCGGATTTCTCGCCCTCTGGGCCCCCGCGGCGGCCGGCATGGCCGCCTCCTTCCTGAAAGCTCCGTCGCCCGAGAACCGGCCCGGCGAGAAGATCCTCCGCGGGGGACCGATGTCGTCGATCGCCGTGGGGGATGCCCGGCTGGTGCGTCACGGCACCGATCCGGTCTACGTGGTGCGCGTTTCCGAGGAGCAGGTCGTGGCCGTCTCGGCGATCTGCACCCATCTTCGATGCGTGGTCCGGTGGAACCGCGACACCGGCACGTTCCGCTGCCCCTGTCATGACGGCGCGTTCGATCGCGGCGGCAACGTGCTCTCCGGCCCGCCGAAGAAGCCGCTTCAGCAATTCTCCGCCGAGGTCCGGGCGGACGAGATCGTCATTCACACCTGAGCGGAGATCCTGTGCCAAGGAATCGCGGCGGCCTTCTCGGCTGGCTGGAAGCCCGTGTCAATCTGACGGAGATCGTTTCCTTCCTCACGGTGTTCGGTCTGCTCCCCGTGGAGCTGGACTCGAGGAAGCCGCTGAAGGAAGCGCTGCGCGAGGCGATGGCGCAGCCGCTCCCTTCGTACGCGCGCTGGCCCCAGGTGATCGGCGTCCTCTCCTTCATCCTGTTCGTGATCCTGGCGGTCACCGGGACGATGCTCGCGTTCTACTACCAGCCCACGGCGGACGTGGCCCATTCCTCGGTGACGCTGATCGCGCGCGACATCTCGTTCGGCAACCTGACGCATCAGGTCCATCACTGGGCGGCGGTGCTCTTCCTGATCCTCCTGGCGGCGCGGGTGATCCGCTTCTTCTTCGCGCGGCTCTACCACCAGGGGCGGGAAGTGGTCTGGGTCGTCGCCGTGCTCACCTTCGTGGCCGCGGCGATCGCCGACCTGACGGGGCGGCTGTTGCCCTGGGACGCGCGCGGGTACTGGACGACCGTGCGCGCGCGCGAGGTGACCGATGCGCTGCCGATCCTCGGTCCCTTCACTTCGTTCCTCGTGGGCGGTAGCGGTCTCGACTCGCTGGTGCTGACGCGCTACTACGTGCTGCACGTCGTGGTCTTCCCGCTGCTTCTGATCGGGCTCTTCTATCTCCACTTCTCGAGCGTGCGGCGGGTGGGGCTCTCGCGCAACGAGCCGTCCGGCTCGGGGGCGGCCCCGACCCCCGTCGGTCCGCGCGCGCTCCAGGTGGTGACCTACGACCTCATCCTGCTCATCATTCTCATGGTCGGGGCGCTGCTCACGTTCGCCGTGCTGGCGCCGTATCCCTTCGACGTCGCCGCCGATCCCTTCACGACGCCCCCCAACGCGCGCCCGCCGTGGTACCTCCTCGCGCCCCACGCCCTGTTGGAGGCGTTCCCGGCGTGGGTGCCGCGGCCGGTCCGGGGCATCCTGCCCGAGGCGGTGCTGCTGGCCGTGATCCTGGTCCCGATGATCGATCGCGGGACGGTCACCGACGAGCGGCGGCGGAAGCTGTTCCGGAATGTCGGCTACGCGGTGCTCGCCGTGTGGGTGCTCCTGACCT harbors:
- a CDS encoding cytochrome b N-terminal domain-containing protein gives rise to the protein MPRNRGGLLGWLEARVNLTEIVSFLTVFGLLPVELDSRKPLKEALREAMAQPLPSYARWPQVIGVLSFILFVILAVTGTMLAFYYQPTADVAHSSVTLIARDISFGNLTHQVHHWAAVLFLILLAARVIRFFFARLYHQGREVVWVVAVLTFVAAAIADLTGRLLPWDARGYWTTVRAREVTDALPILGPFTSFLVGGSGLDSLVLTRYYVLHVVVFPLLLIGLFYLHFSSVRRVGLSRNEPSGSGAAPTPVGPRALQVVTYDLILLIILMVGALLTFAVLAPYPFDVAADPFTTPPNARPPWYLLAPHALLEAFPAWVPRPVRGILPEAVLLAVILVPMIDRGTVTDERRRKLFRNVGYAVLAVWVLLTLIGWMLEVRR
- a CDS encoding Rieske (2Fe-2S) protein — protein: MSEKDAGQEPNPERRGALVWLVRGFLALWAPAAAGMAASFLKAPSPENRPGEKILRGGPMSSIAVGDARLVRHGTDPVYVVRVSEEQVVAVSAICTHLRCVVRWNRDTGTFRCPCHDGAFDRGGNVLSGPPKKPLQQFSAEVRADEIVIHT